The following DNA comes from Chitinispirillales bacterium.
AGCGTAAAATCCGGCAAATGCGACGCATCGACACCTTCGTTGCGGAAACTGCGGGCAAACTCATACACTCTTTCAAACCCTCCGGCAATCGCTCTTTTTAAATACGTTTCGGGTGCGATTCGCAAAAAAACGTCAATGTCAAGCGCGTTGTTGTGCGTTATAAACGGCCGCGCCATCGCTCCGCAAGCGTGATTTGTCAGGACGGGCGTATCGATTTCCTGGAAATCGTGATCGTTTAAAAAGTCGCGAATCGTGCGAATTATTTTCGTCCTCGTTTTGAAACGCGCAAGTGTTTCTTCGTTGGATATTAAATCTAAATACCTTTTACGCAGACGAATCTCGTCGTCTGAAATTCCGTGAAATTTTTCGGGTAGATTACGCAACGTTTTCGACAAGAATTTCCAATTTTGCACGTCAATCGTTTTTTCCCCCGTATGAGTCGTAATGAGTTTTCCGGTTATTCCGATAAAATCGCCGACATCCGCTATTTCCTTAAAAAACGCAAAATTTTCACCCAAAACGTTTTTTTGCAAAGCGAACTGAATTTTTCCGTGAAATCCGTATATATGTCCGAAAGCAAGTTTACCGAAATATCTAAGAGCGACAAGTCTGCCCGCCACCGAAACATTTTCGGTATTATCAGGAAGAAGCGCCGCCTGAGCAATCGTATGCGTCGTCTCAAACCTTTCGGCGTAAGGAATCTCGCCATGTTCTTTAATTTTGGCTATCTTGTCAAACCTGACCTGCATTTGCTCGTTAAAATCTTTTTTGCTCATTTATTCTCCGTCACGCTATCAACCAATTTTGTTGTTTGAAATAACTCTTTTCCACGAACCAGTCGGAACATCTTCTTCATTTACAAACTGCCAATCGACCGTACATTTCGTTCCAGCCGGACTTAAATCCTCAGGCTTAATGCCCATTTTCAAAAACACCGCGGGAGATAAATCAATTCCTGCGCCCATACGAACCATAATTCCGTCTTTTGCGTTTCTTGGCGTATCGTTCCCAAAAACATAGTCAAAATCGTCGTAATGGAAAGGACCGGCGTCAAGCCACTGTGCATAAACCCACTCTCCGTTCCCTCTGTCAACACACTTTACTTTAACCCAACGTCCTTTTACAATACTTTCATTATTTCCCCATTTTTTTATATTATACCAGGGAATGTTTTCAACATTTTTTTTTCTGTCACTGCGTTCGTCGTACGCATAAGTATAAATCATTTTACTTTTTTCATAATAGTTATTATCAAAATTTCTAACGGCGTTGAGTAGCGGGCTTGTTGCATCTTCATACTCAAAAACCAAATTATCCATATCGTTATACGGAAGTGCAAAATAGTAAAGATTCTCTTCTCCGTCATAGCCTACGGGAAAGAAATCTTCATCTCTTTGAAAATTCATTTCCGGGCTGTCTTCTTTTGCTTGCCCGTTTACTGTGTATTTTTCTCCCCATTTTTCATCCCAAGCGCTGGGAACATTGGAAATATTTCCATTTGCCTGACTGGCGCCTTCACCCGCCCAAAACGTACTTGCCGTTATATTTTTATGCAAAACATAATCTCCCTTTATTCCGGTAGTAATCGTTATCGTTTCAATCCAATCGCTTGATTTATTCTTATCTTTATCGACGACCCAAAAATTTAATTGGCAAGTTCCGGCTGCGTCAAATTTCAACGTGTCGTTTTTACCTACTTTCTTCTGGAAGCCGTTATTTTTTTTCATGTAATAATTATAATCTCCGGAACCGCCGCTTGCCGAAAGATTTTGAATTATAACGTATTCGTTAATCATAATATTGCGCGAACTCAAAGCGACTTGAATAGAAAGTTCCTCGCCCCCCCCTATTGTCTTATTATCGTCTGAGCCGCAACCGATAATAAACAAAACCAACGCAAAAATCCAAAACACTTTGTTCACAATCAACCTCCTTTTTTGGAGTTAAAATCTATCTATTTCAGCGGTAATCAACTTTGTTATTTCTTCAATGCTTCCCGTCCCTTTAATTGAAACCGCTTTATTCATTTCACTGTAAAATTTAATTACGGGAAGCGTTTTATTTTCGTATTCTTTCAAGCGGTTTTGAATAACTTCCCGGGTGTCGTCCGCCCGTCCTTCAATTTTAGCTCTTTCCAAAAGACGTCTTACCGATTCTTCCTGCGGAACATCCAAAGAAATAAGCATCGAAAGCGAAGTTTTAAGTTTGCTAAGCATCCCTTCCAAAATGTAACACTGAACAAGGTTACGCGGAAAACCGTCAAACAAAAATCCGCTGAATTTTGCGGAATTTTCGGAAATATATTTTTCCAAAATTTGCACGATAATGTCGTCGCCGACCAATCCGCCCGCTTCCATAATGGTTTTTGCCTGCAAACCCAATCCGCTCGCCTGTTTAATTTCGCCGCGCAGAATATCGCCGGTTGATATATGCCCTAATTTGTACTTTTCGGTGATAAATTTCGCTTGCGTGCCTTTACCGGCGCCGGGAGGTCCAAATAATACGATATTCAACATAATTAAGTCCTTTCGTTAAATAAAATGATACTTAAAATACAATATTACCTGTCTAAAAAACAGAAATTTTTAAGCAATAGAGTAAAAATGAAATATTTTTGTTCAAATACCGCGGCTTGCTATGTACAAAAAATATATTCTCCAAAAATTTGGTGTTTTTGCAAGTTTTATTTACTGTAAGGAAACACATTATGGTAAGATTGTTATTAGTTGATAATTCTCCGCAGAATTTGGAAGTTTATAAAGCGCTCTTTATCGGCAAGGAAGAACAATGGAACTGTCAGTTCGCAGACAGTATAAAAGACGTATTTGATAAATTATCAAACGCTGATTTTGATATAATAGTCGCAGACGTTAAAATGCCGGTACTTAACGGTATTCCGCTTTTGGAAACAGTAGCGCAAATGTATCCAAATATTATACGCGTAGTTTTAGTTCCGGCTTTGAGCGCCGATTATCCCAAACATTTTGTGAAATTTGCGCATAGAATAGTTGTTAGACCCGTTTCAGGCGAAAAACTTGAAACATTGATAATCAGGATTCATCGCTTATACAAAACTATTATGCATCCTCAAGGAATGCGTTTTATTGACGGATTGGAAAAAATTCCGTCACTGCCGAAAGTATATGGCGATTTGGTCGCCGAATTGGAAAGTCCGTCGCCGTCGGTAAAAAAAGCCGGATTTATTATTGCCAAAGACATAGGAATGAGTGCGGCTATACTAAAGATGGTAAATTCCGCTTATTTCGGATTAGATAAAAGGGTAACATCGCCTGAATTGGCGGTTTCGCTTTTAGGACTTGATATTGTTCAGGGATTGGTTTTGACGGCGCATTTGTTTTCTGCATTTTCAAACGCCGAAACGAAACTTCTTAATCTTGAAGTAATCGTAGATCATTGTTTGATCGTAGGAAGCTTCGCTAAAGACATAGCCATATATGAGAATCTTCCGTCAAATGTTATTGATTCGCTTCATATAGCCGGAATTCTACACGATATAGGACGGCTTATTTTCGCTTCGCATTCGCCGAAACTTTATCGTAATATTATGGAAATAGCGGCTCAAGAAAATCGTCCCCTGTATGAAGTCGAACAAGAACTTCTGGGAATTATGCACGCAGAAGTCGGTGCGTATCTGCTTGGTCTATGGGGACTTCCGGAATTAGTCATAGAACTCATTGCATACCACCATTCGGAAGAAATACCGGAGTTTCTCGCCGTTGAGTTGAGTATATTAAAGGCGGCGGATGTTTACAGTAAAAATATTCATTCGACAAACAGTCTGGACTCGTCCGAATCTTCGGATAACACGCTTTCGACCATTCCTATTTTTAGAGAAAAAAAAGAAAAATGGTATAATGTTTGCATCGAATCGTTCCGTAAATCCGCAGAAAATAACATTTGAGGAAAATTATGACCTTACTTGAACAATTAAAAAAAAATACGACTATAGTTGAAGACACAGGCGATATAGACACGATAAAAAAACATAAACCGCAGGACGCGACCACAAATCCGTCTCTTCTTTTACAGGCGGCAAAGCTTGTGCAATACCGAAATCTCATTTCAAACGCACTTGAAACGTCTAAAGATAACTGCGAAAATTTACTTGACTCCATGCGTCCGATTTTGGAAAAACTGTCGGTAAATTTTGCAAAAGAAATTTTGGCTATTATACCGGGAAGATGTTCGGTGGAAATCGACCCGACACTTTCTTTTGATACGGAAAATACGATTTTTTCGGCTAAGCGATTAATTTCTTTGTTTGAAAAAGACGGAATTTCGCGAAAACGAGTTCTCATTAAAATTGCAGCGACTTGGGAAGGAATAAACGCGGCGCGGCGGTTGGAAAAAGAAAATATTCACTGCAATTTAACCTTACTTTTCAGTTTCGCACAAGCGGTTGCATGCGCCGAGGCGAAAGTAAAACTCATATCGCCGTTTGTAGGCAGAATTTTAGATTGGTACAAAAAAGCGGAAAATGTCGATTCTTATCCTGCCGCAATGGATCCGGGAGTACTTTCTGTCGGCAAAATTTACAATTATTATAAAAAATTCGACTATAAAACCGAAATTATGGGTGCAAGTTTTAGAAATATCGGTGAAATAACGGAGTTAGCCGGATGTGATTTGCTTACGATCGCGCCGAATTTTATTGAAGAACTTTCGACTACACAGGGAAATTTACAGCCAAAACTTTCGGAAAGCGCGGCAAAAAATTCATCGATAGAAAAAATATCAATTGACGAAAAAACTTTTCGCTGGCTTCATAACGAAGACGCAATGGCGACAGAAAAACTTGCGGAAGGAATAAGAAAGTTTACCGCAGACCTTACAACTCTCGCTAAATTTCTAAATTAATGGTTCAAGTTAATGGTTCAAGATAAACTAAGAAAGCGCTAAATATCATCAATGAATTTATTTTGGCAATACTATATAAAAACCAAAAAAAATTCTCATTTAGTTTTCGGCATAAAATACTTTACATTAGGGTAACTTTAGATTTGCTATCAATGATTTAATAAAAATGGAGGTATTAAATGGCTGGAGTAGCTATTCCTGCGAATGTAAAATTATCGGACGAATTGAAAGATTTGCTTGATAATTGTAAAAAACTCACGATTATAACTTCAGACGAAGAATTGCTAAACGCTTCTGTGGCTGACGCACAATCCGACGGATATCATTATGTCGCCTACGACGTACCGGGCAAAGGGAGTATTGTCGAAGCAAAAATTTGCAGAGTTAAAAACGGAATTTCAGCGAATTATCTTGACCCATATATTAGAAGAAGAGATCCGGACGCCATGGTCATAGGCGACGATTTACCGACGGATAAAGATAAATATTCCGACAGATTCGTCGGTAAAAAATTCTCAGACACTCGCAAAGAGACGTTTGAATGGCTAAAGAAACAGGAATTGACGATATTTTTCTTTTATTCCGGAGTTTCTGAGGAAGTAGGTTATCCGACAATCGCGATTTGTCCTGCAAACGCCGGATTTTTTGCGTTCGGCTTGGCGCAACTGCAAGGGATTATTGATATTTATAAGATAACCAAACCGTTTGAAATTCGTGCGGCTTTATTCGTTGCGCCCCCGTTTAGGCATACCCATTTCGACGGTAAACAGATAGTAGTTCATAATAGAACAAAGACATATCATGAAATATTTTCTTATAATTTATACCCGGGACCTTCGGCTAAAAAAGGTATTTATTCGGTTCTTTTACACTTCGGAGATTCAGAAGGATGGCTTACGGCGCACGCTTCGTCCGTTCGCGTAACGACGCCTTACGGAAAACAGGTCGTTGTTATGCACGAAGGAGCCAGCGGCGGTGGAAAATCCGAAATGCTCGAACATATTCACCGTGAAAACGACGGAACTATTTTGTTCGGCATAAACCAAAAAACAAATGAAAAGAAAAAAGTGGTTTTCAATAAAGTTTGTTCACTTGAACCGAATACGGACGATATGGCGTTATGTCATCCCAAACATCAGAAAGGCGATGGGAAACTATGGCTGACCGACGCCGAAAGTGCGTGGTTTATAAGAACCGATCATATTACGCATTATGGAGTAGATCCGGATATTGAATCGAAAACCGTCGCTCCAAAAGAACCTCTTTTATTCTTGAATATGGATACGGTTCCCGGCGGAACGGCTCTCGTTTGGGATCACATTGAGGATTCGCCCGGTAAAAGATGTCCGAATCCTCGATATATTTTTCCGCGTCGATTAGTTGAACATGTAGTCCAAGAACCCGTTGCGGTTGATATTAGAAGTTTTGGACTTCGCGCTCCATGCTGTATGAAAGAAAACCCGTCTTACGGAATTGTAGGACTCGTCCATATTCTTCCGCCGGCGATTGCTTGGTTATGGCGTTTGGTCGCTCCCAGAGGATTTGCAAATCCAAGTATCGTTGAAAAAGCGCAAGGGATGAGCGCCGAAGGCGTAGGGTCGTATTGGCCGTTTGTTACCGGAAAAAGAGTCCGTCAAGCGAATTTATTGCTTGAACAGATAGTCAATACCCCAAAAACCGTATTTGTTTTGATCCCGAACCAGCATATAGGCATTTGGAAGGTAGGTTTCGCCGGAGAGTGGATTGCACGCGAATATTTGGCTCGCAGAAATATGCCGGTTAAAAGAGATGAAGTTGTTGAAGCAAGGTGTCAACTTTTGGGATATTCTTTCAAAGAGATAGAATTTGAAGGAAATGTGTTCCAACGTTCTTTACTCCGCGTAGAATATCAAGAGGAAATAGGCGAACAAGCATACGATGAAGGTGCGAAACAACTTACGGAATTTTTCAAGAAAGAGCTTGAAATTTATAGAAACGATTCCAATTTGCTTCCGCTTGGAAAGAAAATTATTGATACATTCTTTGCAGACGGGAAAATCGGCGATTATCTCGCATTAATAGGTTCGGACGTCGTCGCTTAAAATTAATTGAAAAATAACAAAAAAGGACTGCTAAAACAAGCAGCCCTTTTTTGTATAACGGTGTAACCGGTAAATTACAATTTCTCAAGCATCTCACTGGCTATCATCAGTTCTTCGTTTGTCGGAATTACCAGAATTTTTGTTTTGGAATCGTTATCCGAAATTTCCGAAACTGTTTTCGTCCCGTTCGCCTTTTTGTTTTTTTCCGGATCCAATTTAATTCCTAATTTTTCAAGCCCGCCAACCGCTTCTTTACGAACCGCATCGTTCCATAATCCGATCCCGCCGGTAAAAATAATAATATCCGCACCGCCTAAAACCGCCAAATATGAGCCGACATATTTTTTTACGCTGTAACCGAATGTTTTTAGCGCTGCAATAGCCCTTTCATTTCCATCATCCGCCGCTTTTGCAATATCACGCATATCGTTCGAAATTCCGGAAATTCCCAAAAGTCCGGATTGTTTATTGAGTAATTTATTCAAATCCGCACTGGTCATTTTATAATTATCCATTAAATAAAGTAAAATAGCAGGATCAATGCTTCCTGACCTTGTTCCCATTATAACGCCTTCGGCAGGCGTGAGTCCCATTGAGGTATCTACGGATTTTCCGGCGTTAATCGCCGTTACCGAACCGCCGTTTCCCAAATGGCAACTTATAATTTTCAAATCTTCTTTTTTTTTGCCTATAAACTCTGCCGCCTTAGTTGAGACAAAACGGTGCGATGTTCCATGAAAACCGTATCGGCGAATTTTCTTCTCGCTGTAATATTCATACGGAAGCCCATATAAAAATGCAAAATTTGGCATTGTATGGTGAAACGCTGTGTCAAAAACAGCCGCATGTTTCGCTTTAGGAAAAACTTTAATCGCTTCACGAATTCCTACAATATTTACCGGATTATGAAGCGGAGCGAGTCCCGATATTTCTTCAATTTTTGCTATAACTTCGTCTGTCAAAATCGTAGTTTCATAAAAAGCGTCGCCGCCGTGAACGACCCGGTGTCCGACTGCCGAAATTTCATCGGGGCTTTCTATTACGCCGTATTTTTTACTTGTCAATTCTTTCAGCATCGCTTCAAATGCAATTTTATGATCTCCGGCTTCTATGTCTTTGTCGAATCTTGAATCGCCGCCTTCATACGAAAGCCCCATAGGTTTCCCTGTTCCGATTCTATCGACTTGCCCGTTTGCACAATATCCGTCTTTGTCGGTATCAAAAAGCGTAAATTTGAGCGATGACGACCCGCAGTTTATGACCAAGATTTTGCGGGATATCGGCGATTTGAGCGTAATGCTGTCCATAAAAACTCCTCATAAGAAATGATTTTGTTAAAAAATAAAACTAAAATAATATATCCATGTTAATGTGAAATTAGAGATTTCCCCGTCATTTCTTTGGGTTGTTTTATACCCAAAAGTTCCAAACAGGTCGGCGCAATATCACACAAACTCCCGCTGTTACGTAAACTTAAATTTCCACCGCCGACAATCGTCAAAGAAACGGGATTCATGGAATGCGCCGTCATTGGAGAACCGTCGGGAAGGTAAATTTGATCGGCGTTTCCGTGGTCTGCCGTTAAAATCGCAATTCCGTTTTTCTTTTGGACGGCTTTTACCACATCATAAACGCATGCGTCCACGGTTTCTACAGCCTTACGAATCGCCTCAGGGACTCCGGTGTGCCCGACCATATCACCGTTTGCGAAATTGCATATAATTACATCAAATTCTTCGTTTTCAATAGCGGCGATTAATTTATCACGAACCAAATACGCGCTCATTTCCGGCTGTAAATCGTAGGTTGCAATTTTCGGGCTATCCACTAAGATATGTGTTTCATTTGGGAATTTATCGTTGTTTTGGTCGTTAAAAAAGAATGTTACGTGAGCGAATTTTTCGGTCTCCGCACAACGCAATTGTTTAAGTCCTGCATCAGAAAGCACTTTGCCGAAAATATTTTCATTTTTAATTTCCGGATACGCTTCCTCAAAATTTCCGTTGTCGTAGAAATGCGTCATTCCCACAAAGAAAATGTTATTAGGAACAGTTGCAAATTCTGAAAAATCTTTTTCCACTATCGCTTTTGTAAGTTCGCGAGTTCTATCGGTTCTAAAATTAAAAAACACGATAACATCGTCTTTATCGACGCCTTTGTATCCGTCAATTAAGTACGGCTTAATAAATTCGTCAAATTCACCTTTGGCGTAAGAATCGTCAACAGCTTCTTTCCAATCGTTTGCCGGCGTTCCCAAACCTCTTATTATCGCATCATACGCTAATTTCACACGATCCCATCTATTGTCTCTATCCATTGCGTAATATCTTCCAACTATGACGCCAAGTTTTCCTACGCCGGTTTTTTTGAAGCCTTCGTCCAAAAACGCCAAATGCTCTGCGGCTGATCTCGGCGGCGTATCGCGCCCGTCGGTGAAAGCGTGAACAAGCACATTATGAAAATTTTGTCTTTTACAAAATTCCAAAAGCGCATGGCAATGACGTGTCGCGGCATGAACGCCTTCTTCTTGAATCAGTCCCATCATATGGATTTTAGCATTTCTTTCTTTTGCGATTTTTACGGCTTTTAGAAACACTTCGTTTTCAAAAAAATCACCGTCGCGGATCGATTTGTCAATTCTTGTAAGCGACTGATAAACAACCCTTCCGGCGCCTATATTCAAATGACCTACTTCGGAATTTCCCATTGTTCCGCGCGGAAGTCCGACAGCTTCTCCGCAAGTTTCCAAAATAGTCGTAGGACTTGTTTTTTCAAAATATTTCGCATGTTCG
Coding sequences within:
- the lysS gene encoding lysine--tRNA ligase; this translates as MSKKDFNEQMQVRFDKIAKIKEHGEIPYAERFETTHTIAQAALLPDNTENVSVAGRLVALRYFGKLAFGHIYGFHGKIQFALQKNVLGENFAFFKEIADVGDFIGITGKLITTHTGEKTIDVQNWKFLSKTLRNLPEKFHGISDDEIRLRKRYLDLISNEETLARFKTRTKIIRTIRDFLNDHDFQEIDTPVLTNHACGAMARPFITHNNALDIDVFLRIAPETYLKRAIAGGFERVYEFARSFRNEGVDASHLPDFTLLEYYAAYWNYEDNMNFTEKLLKHLLFEIKGTLGIEYDGEKINFEGAWERISFRDLIFRDCGINIYECSTKEDVLAKINEKKIVLDTSADIKKAGRGTLIDLLYKKVSRPKIINPTFIIKHPIDLSPLARRNDVNPLETDRFQLVVNGWEVINAYSELIDPIDQEERFIQQAQARADGDLDAMDVDYDFLQCIEYGLPPISGWGMGVDRIIALLTNTQNLRDVVLFPLLRPENFE
- a CDS encoding adenylate kinase; this translates as MLNIVLFGPPGAGKGTQAKFITEKYKLGHISTGDILRGEIKQASGLGLQAKTIMEAGGLVGDDIIVQILEKYISENSAKFSGFLFDGFPRNLVQCYILEGMLSKLKTSLSMLISLDVPQEESVRRLLERAKIEGRADDTREVIQNRLKEYENKTLPVIKFYSEMNKAVSIKGTGSIEEITKLITAEIDRF
- a CDS encoding HDOD domain-containing protein; translation: MVRLLLVDNSPQNLEVYKALFIGKEEQWNCQFADSIKDVFDKLSNADFDIIVADVKMPVLNGIPLLETVAQMYPNIIRVVLVPALSADYPKHFVKFAHRIVVRPVSGEKLETLIIRIHRLYKTIMHPQGMRFIDGLEKIPSLPKVYGDLVAELESPSPSVKKAGFIIAKDIGMSAAILKMVNSAYFGLDKRVTSPELAVSLLGLDIVQGLVLTAHLFSAFSNAETKLLNLEVIVDHCLIVGSFAKDIAIYENLPSNVIDSLHIAGILHDIGRLIFASHSPKLYRNIMEIAAQENRPLYEVEQELLGIMHAEVGAYLLGLWGLPELVIELIAYHHSEEIPEFLAVELSILKAADVYSKNIHSTNSLDSSESSDNTLSTIPIFREKKEKWYNVCIESFRKSAENNI
- the tal gene encoding transaldolase, yielding MTLLEQLKKNTTIVEDTGDIDTIKKHKPQDATTNPSLLLQAAKLVQYRNLISNALETSKDNCENLLDSMRPILEKLSVNFAKEILAIIPGRCSVEIDPTLSFDTENTIFSAKRLISLFEKDGISRKRVLIKIAATWEGINAARRLEKENIHCNLTLLFSFAQAVACAEAKVKLISPFVGRILDWYKKAENVDSYPAAMDPGVLSVGKIYNYYKKFDYKTEIMGASFRNIGEITELAGCDLLTIAPNFIEELSTTQGNLQPKLSESAAKNSSIEKISIDEKTFRWLHNEDAMATEKLAEGIRKFTADLTTLAKFLN
- a CDS encoding DUF4914 family protein, which gives rise to MAGVAIPANVKLSDELKDLLDNCKKLTIITSDEELLNASVADAQSDGYHYVAYDVPGKGSIVEAKICRVKNGISANYLDPYIRRRDPDAMVIGDDLPTDKDKYSDRFVGKKFSDTRKETFEWLKKQELTIFFFYSGVSEEVGYPTIAICPANAGFFAFGLAQLQGIIDIYKITKPFEIRAALFVAPPFRHTHFDGKQIVVHNRTKTYHEIFSYNLYPGPSAKKGIYSVLLHFGDSEGWLTAHASSVRVTTPYGKQVVVMHEGASGGGKSEMLEHIHRENDGTILFGINQKTNEKKKVVFNKVCSLEPNTDDMALCHPKHQKGDGKLWLTDAESAWFIRTDHITHYGVDPDIESKTVAPKEPLLFLNMDTVPGGTALVWDHIEDSPGKRCPNPRYIFPRRLVEHVVQEPVAVDIRSFGLRAPCCMKENPSYGIVGLVHILPPAIAWLWRLVAPRGFANPSIVEKAQGMSAEGVGSYWPFVTGKRVRQANLLLEQIVNTPKTVFVLIPNQHIGIWKVGFAGEWIAREYLARRNMPVKRDEVVEARCQLLGYSFKEIEFEGNVFQRSLLRVEYQEEIGEQAYDEGAKQLTEFFKKELEIYRNDSNLLPLGKKIIDTFFADGKIGDYLALIGSDVVA
- a CDS encoding acetate kinase encodes the protein MDSITLKSPISRKILVINCGSSSLKFTLFDTDKDGYCANGQVDRIGTGKPMGLSYEGGDSRFDKDIEAGDHKIAFEAMLKELTSKKYGVIESPDEISAVGHRVVHGGDAFYETTILTDEVIAKIEEISGLAPLHNPVNIVGIREAIKVFPKAKHAAVFDTAFHHTMPNFAFLYGLPYEYYSEKKIRRYGFHGTSHRFVSTKAAEFIGKKKEDLKIISCHLGNGGSVTAINAGKSVDTSMGLTPAEGVIMGTRSGSIDPAILLYLMDNYKMTSADLNKLLNKQSGLLGISGISNDMRDIAKAADDGNERAIAALKTFGYSVKKYVGSYLAVLGGADIIIFTGGIGLWNDAVRKEAVGGLEKLGIKLDPEKNKKANGTKTVSEISDNDSKTKILVIPTNEELMIASEMLEKL
- the gpmI gene encoding 2,3-bisphosphoglycerate-independent phosphoglycerate mutase translates to MPVKKPLVLIIRDGWGIGDHTESDMIWTANTEHAKYFEKTSPTTILETCGEAVGLPRGTMGNSEVGHLNIGAGRVVYQSLTRIDKSIRDGDFFENEVFLKAVKIAKERNAKIHMMGLIQEEGVHAATRHCHALLEFCKRQNFHNVLVHAFTDGRDTPPRSAAEHLAFLDEGFKKTGVGKLGVIVGRYYAMDRDNRWDRVKLAYDAIIRGLGTPANDWKEAVDDSYAKGEFDEFIKPYLIDGYKGVDKDDVIVFFNFRTDRTRELTKAIVEKDFSEFATVPNNIFFVGMTHFYDNGNFEEAYPEIKNENIFGKVLSDAGLKQLRCAETEKFAHVTFFFNDQNNDKFPNETHILVDSPKIATYDLQPEMSAYLVRDKLIAAIENEEFDVIICNFANGDMVGHTGVPEAIRKAVETVDACVYDVVKAVQKKNGIAILTADHGNADQIYLPDGSPMTAHSMNPVSLTIVGGGNLSLRNSGSLCDIAPTCLELLGIKQPKEMTGKSLISH